In one Conger conger chromosome 5, fConCon1.1, whole genome shotgun sequence genomic region, the following are encoded:
- the LOC133129103 gene encoding hydroxysteroid 11-beta-dehydrogenase 1-like protein isoform X2 — translation MAYHYARLGAQIVITARRESVLKEVAERCLELGAQKALYVPGDMGTMADPESVVKFAVEALGGLDYLVLNHIGPSPYEMWNRDIEHVRWLMQVNFFSYLQMTTSALPHLEDSGGAIIVVSSLLGKMCNPFVAPYSATKFSLNGFFGTLQHELAMQRKNVSITICVLGLIDTDNAMEKIKDYSSLHHIASPASDAALHIISAGATRQKESFFPFYVYFITLFRDWFAFFRDLTIQNSYHYEP, via the exons ATGGCCTATCACTACGCCCGCCTTGGTGCTCAAATCGTCATCACGGCGCGGAGAGAGAGCGTCCTGAAAGAG GTGGCGGAGCGGTGCCTGGAGCTCGGAGCGCAGAAGGCCCTGTACGTGCCGGGCGATATGGGCACTATGGCCGACCCTGAGAGCGTGGTGAAGTTCGCGGTGGAAGCGCTGG GAGGACTGGACTACTTGGTGCTGAACCACATTGGACCCAGCCCGTATGAAATGTGGAACCGCGATATCGAGCACGTCCGGTGGCTGATGCAG GTGAACTTTTTTAGCTACCTGCAAATGACCACCTCTGCCCTACCCCACCTGGAGGACAGTGGGGGGGCCATCATTGTGGTTTCCTCCTTATTGG ggAAAATGTGCAATCCGTTCGTGGCGCCCTACTCCGCCACCAAGTTCTCCCTGAACGGCTTCTTCGGAACTCTGCAGCATGAGCTGGCCATGCAGAGGAAGAACGTCTCCATCACCATCTGCGTCCTGGGCCTGATCGACACGGACAACGCCATGGAGAAAATCAA AGACTACAGCAGCCTTCATCACATTGCCTCCCCGGCCTCCGACGCTGCCCTGCACATCATCAGCGCCGGAGCCACGCGGCAGAAAGAGTCCTTCTTCCCCTTCTACGTGTACTTCATCACTCTGTTCAGAGACTGGTTCGCCTTCTTCAGAGACCTGACCATCCAGAACTCATACCACTATGAGCCATaa
- the LOC133129103 gene encoding hydroxysteroid 11-beta-dehydrogenase 1-like protein isoform X1 gives MKFRAKLLALSIVAAITAFIWRDTFVAESIRGAKVLVTGASTGIGEQMAYHYARLGAQIVITARRESVLKEVAERCLELGAQKALYVPGDMGTMADPESVVKFAVEALGGLDYLVLNHIGPSPYEMWNRDIEHVRWLMQVNFFSYLQMTTSALPHLEDSGGAIIVVSSLLGKMCNPFVAPYSATKFSLNGFFGTLQHELAMQRKNVSITICVLGLIDTDNAMEKIKDYSSLHHIASPASDAALHIISAGATRQKESFFPFYVYFITLFRDWFAFFRDLTIQNSYHYEP, from the exons ATGAAGTTTCGAGCAAAACTCCTCGCTCTCAGCATAGTCGCGGCGATAACGGCTTTCATTTGGAGAGATACGTTTGTTGCAG AGTCCATTCGAGGGGCGAAGGTGCTGGTGACGGGGGCCAGCACGGGAATCGGAGAGCAGATGGCCTATCACTACGCCCGCCTTGGTGCTCAAATCGTCATCACGGCGCGGAGAGAGAGCGTCCTGAAAGAG GTGGCGGAGCGGTGCCTGGAGCTCGGAGCGCAGAAGGCCCTGTACGTGCCGGGCGATATGGGCACTATGGCCGACCCTGAGAGCGTGGTGAAGTTCGCGGTGGAAGCGCTGG GAGGACTGGACTACTTGGTGCTGAACCACATTGGACCCAGCCCGTATGAAATGTGGAACCGCGATATCGAGCACGTCCGGTGGCTGATGCAG GTGAACTTTTTTAGCTACCTGCAAATGACCACCTCTGCCCTACCCCACCTGGAGGACAGTGGGGGGGCCATCATTGTGGTTTCCTCCTTATTGG ggAAAATGTGCAATCCGTTCGTGGCGCCCTACTCCGCCACCAAGTTCTCCCTGAACGGCTTCTTCGGAACTCTGCAGCATGAGCTGGCCATGCAGAGGAAGAACGTCTCCATCACCATCTGCGTCCTGGGCCTGATCGACACGGACAACGCCATGGAGAAAATCAA AGACTACAGCAGCCTTCATCACATTGCCTCCCCGGCCTCCGACGCTGCCCTGCACATCATCAGCGCCGGAGCCACGCGGCAGAAAGAGTCCTTCTTCCCCTTCTACGTGTACTTCATCACTCTGTTCAGAGACTGGTTCGCCTTCTTCAGAGACCTGACCATCCAGAACTCATACCACTATGAGCCATaa
- the zmp:0000000521 gene encoding spindlin-W, which translates to MSKKKGRKRSSGELSETLTPDPNNLLGMRIQHSWREKGALTKWKGTVLDRLSVNTSLYMVKYDGFDCVYGIELFNDERVSNLQVLTEKVVNNKIKVPHDVEELVGKAVEHLFEKEDGEKNEWRGMVLSRAPIMTNWYYITYEKDPVLYMYQLWDDYKDGDLRILPEAENKHLLPADRKPGEETESLVGKQVEYVTDKGVKRTGLVIYQVPAKPSVYYIKYDDDFHIHVYDLVKTS; encoded by the exons gaAGCGTAGTAGCGGGGAGCTGAGTGAAACTTTGACCCCCGACCCCAACAACCTCCTGGGCATGAGGATCCAGCACAgctggagagagaagggggcgctGACCAAGTGGAAGGGCACCGTGCTGGACCGGCTGAGCGTCAACACGTCGCTCTACATGGTGAAGTACGACGGCTTCGACTGCGTCTACGGCATCGAGCTCTTCAACGACGAGAGGGTGTCCAACCTCCAGGTCCTGACGGAGAAAGTGG TGAACAATAAGATCAAGGTACCCCATGATGTGGAGGAGCTGGTGGGGAAGGCGGTGGAGCACCTGTTTGAGAAGGAGGACGGGGAGAAGAACGAGTGGAGGGGCATGGTGCTGTCGCGCGCCCCCATCATGACCAACTGGTACTACATCACCTACGAGAAGGACCCCGTGCTCTACATGTACCAGCTGTGGGACGACTACAAGGACGGGGACCTGCGCATCCTACCTGAAGCAG AGAACAAGCACTTGCTACCAGCTGACAGGAAGCCGGGCGAGGAGACGGAGAGCCTCGTGGGTAAGCAGGTGGAGTACGTCACCGACAAAGGGGTGAAGCGGACGGGGCTGGTCATCTACCAGGTCCCCGCCAAGCCGTCCGTCTACTACATCAAATACGACGACGACTTTCACATCCACGTCTACGACCTGGTGAAGACGTCCTAA